The stretch of DNA ACACTCGCGATGAAAACTCGGGCGACAGAGCGTCCAGAGTGATTAACCGGGGCCGAAGTGTACGGCCAAGTCCCCCTTTTCCACAAGGGATACGGCCAAAACAGGCGATTTTTGCGTCCTGAATGCCTCAAAGGAGGGCCTGACAGGGCTCTGAAAACGCTGAAATGGCGTGTCGGACTGCAAAAGGAGCCTCTATCATGATCTTTCCCCCGAACTCAAACTTGCTCGCAGAACACCGATTTGTCGATCTCTCCTATCCGTGACGAGGCCACCATCGCGATCCGCGAGCGGGTTTACGTGGACGCGGTACGGGCCGCTGGCTGGGGACTTGGCGTCAATTTTGCATTGATGATCGTCAAGTTAGTCGGCGGAATCTTCACCGGGTCGTCTGCCCTGATCGCCGACGCAGTGAATTCAATCGGCGACGTCGCCAGCGCTCTGGCTGTTCGCGGAGCACTCGGGGTGGCCCAGATCGAAGAGGACGAAGATCATCCGTACGGTCACACCAAGGCCGAGTCGATTGCGGGACTATGCGTATCACTACTAGTGACCTTTAGTGCCGGGTTGTTAGCCATCGAAACGGCGAAACGTCTCGGCGGCGAGCTTATCGTCCCTGGAAAAATCGCCGGCGTGATTGCTGCGGTTTGTGCCATTGCCAAAGAGGTGATCTACCAATACACCCACCGAGTTGCCAATCGCCTTCGCTCTTCGTCACTACAGGCTGTCGCTTGGGACCATCGCTGTGATGCCATTGGATCGGGCTTCATTGCCGTTTCACTGCTAGCCGCTCCTTACCTGGGATCGGCCGCCCCGTGGGTCGACCCCATCGCCGCAATCTGCATTTGCGTGATGTTAATGATTGCTGGAATACGAATCTTTTCGGCAACCGCTCGCGAGCTTATGGATCAACAAGCTGACGCAGAAATGGTCAACGAGGCCCGCCAGATCGCATCGCAAGTAGGCCAAGTGATCGATGTCGAAAAGCTTCGCATTCGCAAGAGCGGCTTAGAGTACTTCGTGGAAATCCACATCGAAGTCGATGGAAAAATTTCGGTCTCGGAAGGGCATCGCATTGGCCACGATGTTAAAGACGCACTCCTCATTGAAATGCCCCGAGTCCGAGACGTTCACGTTCACATTGAGCCCCATGAGTGACAAAATGAGTGACAAAAAAATCCTCGCCGATAGGACTATCGACGAGGATCACACTTAATTCAAAGCGAGGTCACTGACCTTCCGCTAGAACGTTGAAATTACTCTTGACAATTCGGGCATTCGCAGCCCTCGCATTCACAGTCATCGCCATCGCAATCGGCGGGACACTTATCGCACTCGCAACCGCTGTCCACGCTGATCAATTGAGTATCCGCAACAGCCTTCGAGGCAGAACATGACCCGGCGGCACAGCAACTAAGCTTGGCATCAGTGGAGACGAGCGAAGCAGCATCACTGCAACCGCAGGCATCGCAAACGCAACTCGAGCAGGTGCAGTCACCTTCGTCACAACATCCGCAACCGACTTCGCACTGCCCACAAGGACATGTCAGCGAACCCGCCGTTGAACTGGCTGGCGATGTGAAAGTCATTGCGGCTAAGACTGGAACCGCCACGTAGGCAAGCATAAACATTCTAAACATAGCTTCATTTCCTAATACAGATTTGGTATTCAAAATTCGTTTGGTGAAAATTTGTAAGTCGTTGTTACCAGCGACTTCCTATTTCAACCAACAGCAAATCTGGGCGCAGTGCTGCTGCGCGAATAAGAAACGAGGTGGCGGAGCTTCAGCAACTTTCGGCAGATCAAAAGTTGACTCAACGAGTTCCACGCTAGGTTGCGCGAGCACCCAATCCGCTAAGACAGATCGGTCGACCTGCATCGACGTTGACGCCACCAAGGTGTACTGACCACTGCACTTGAGACAGCTTTCGCAGTCATTCTCTCCACCACAATGAGAAACGGGTGCGTCGGCCGTCGTCGCACAATTCGTGTTCGTAGTCTGGCAATGAGAGCAAGCCGGAATCGTCGCCGAAGCGTGCTGCTGCATTGACTTGTCTTGCTTGCAACAACAGCTCGCGTCGACCAAGACAGGCCAAAACAAGATGACCATACCCGCGAAAAACGCAGGCAATCGCTTGGCGACGAGACGAAGTTGCTTCGGTGACATGCACTCATTATAGGCGGAATGCCAAACTTGAGCCTAGAGAATTTCCCTATTTGGCGTTCGCCATCGCTTCAAGCTGGACGGTCGACCTGCCCTGCTCTTTTTCCAAGTAAGCTCTGCCAAACTTCACGTTGACGTGATCCCAGGGCAATTTGTCCATCATTTCGTATTTCTGATGGACTTGCTGCTCGATATCAATTCCAGCATCCTCAATCGCCTGCCACCAACGTTTAGGATCCATGTATTCAGTCCAACCATCCATTCGAGCGCCGCGTTCCCAAGCCAGACGAATAACTTTGCCGGTACGACGGTCACCGCGACTGAGCACGCCTTCGAGCAAACTCGTTTCGATGTCATGACACTTTACCGTCACGCTGCGAATCTTCACCAGACTTCGCATGTACCGGTGCGCCCATCGGAAGTAGTCCCGCGTTTGCATGCCGTTCCACTGGTAAGGCGTATGAGATTTGGGAACGAAATTAGAAACGCTCGCAGTCACTCGGGCGAAACGCCCCGTTTCCTCTTTGCCGACGGTTGCGATCATTTCGGCAAGCTCCACGATCCCCTCCAAATCGACGGGACGTTCACCGGGTAAGCCGCACATGAAATACAGCTTCACGCTGTCAAAGCCATGGTTGAAGGCGACACGACAACCATCAATCAAGTCGCTGTTCTTGATTTTCTTGCGAATCTGTTCACGCATGTCATCGCGTGCGACCTCCGGTGCCAATGTCATGCTGCGACGTCGATCACTGCCGAGCAAAATAGGGATGGTCTTCAGCTGGTCATTCACCCGCAAACTTGGAACACTAATATTCACTCCGAGCGGACGAAACACCTCGTGAAGTCGCATGACAAGTGGTTCGAAGTGCGGGTAGTCACTGCTGGAAAGCGAAAGAATGCTGATCTCGTTGTAGCCGGTGTTTTTGTAGCTCTCCCATGCAGCATCAACGATCGTCTCCACTTCGCGAACTCGCAGAGGTCGCTTGATAACGGTGCTTTGACAGAAACGACACAAGTGAGGACAGCCGCGCATGATCTCGACGGCGATTCGGTCATGAACCGTTTCGATGTATGGCACAATGGGCGACGTCGGTAACGGCATGCCATCAAGATCACTGATCGTACTCGGTGCGATCGTTTCAGGGACGTCACCGCGAGTACGGTTGATGGCTGCGATGCGACCTTCTTTGTATTCAGGCTCATAAAACCGCGGCACGTAGGCGCAATCCATTTTCTGAGCGACCTCGGCCAAAGCATCTTCACGTTGCTTGCGACCTTCTTCACCTTCGGCGAATGAGCCATCCTCGCGAGCGTAGCGTTCCTTCAATTCAATCCACAAATCGCAAATCACTGGCAAGACGGGTTCACCGTCGCCGATGATCAGAACGTCGAAGTAATCGGCCATCGGTTCGGGATTCTGGGCGCAGGGGCCACCGGCGATCATCAGAGGATCCGCCATCGTTCGGTCAACGGCTTCGAGCGGAATGCCGCCCAAATCCATCATGGTCAGAACGTTGGGACCGCTGATCTCATATTGCAAAGACAATCCGATAACATCGAATTCCGATAAGGCGGTGAATGTTTCGAGGCTGTACAGCGGCACGCCGTGTTCGCGCATCTTGGCCTCCATATCTGGCCAAGGACAAAACACCCGCTCGGCCGCCCAGTCCTCTCGGCGGTTCATCATCGAATACAGAACCTGCAGACCATGATGGCTCATTCCGATGGTGTAGGCGTCCGGAAACCCCAAACACAACTTGCCACGAACCTCGCGGTGATCCTTAACCACAATATTTCGCTCGCCACCAACGTACTGCGCAGGCATTTGAACGTGAGGCCAAACGCGGGATTCGAGGATTCGTCGTCGCTGTTGATTTATCATGTCTTAGTGGTGGTTGCGTTACGAAACAGGATTGGGCCTGCTAAAGTGTGACCGAAAACAGGTGGCAGACACAAGGCAAACCAAAGGTGATCTTTCGTGAGTGATTTCGAAGTTGTCGGCAAAGTAAGTGAATTTGAAGATAATCAAGGTCGAGCCGTCGTCGTAGACGGTCGCATGGTTGCCGTGTTCAAAAAAGGCGACCAATGGTACGCAATCGACGACCTGTGCCCCCACATGGGTGCATCGTTGGCCGAGGGTTATGTCGAAGACAATACGGTCACCTGTCCTTGGCACGCTTGGCGATTCTGCATCAAAGACGGAACCTGGGAGGACAATCCTCGTGTGAAGGTCGACTCGTTTGAAGTCAAAGTCGAAGGCGACGATGTGATGGTCAAGCCCATCGACTAGGTTTGCAGTGACTAGCATCCGGTGCTTAAGTTTTTGTTAACCAAGTTTGCATTAATGAAGCATTCTTCGTTTCGACATCCATCGGACCGAAGCTAGCCCACAGCCTAACGCCGTTCGCGA from Rubripirellula amarantea encodes:
- the nirD gene encoding nitrite reductase small subunit NirD, encoding MSDFEVVGKVSEFEDNQGRAVVVDGRMVAVFKKGDQWYAIDDLCPHMGASLAEGYVEDNTVTCPWHAWRFCIKDGTWEDNPRVKVDSFEVKVEGDDVMVKPID
- a CDS encoding cation diffusion facilitator family transporter translates to MSISPIRDEATIAIRERVYVDAVRAAGWGLGVNFALMIVKLVGGIFTGSSALIADAVNSIGDVASALAVRGALGVAQIEEDEDHPYGHTKAESIAGLCVSLLVTFSAGLLAIETAKRLGGELIVPGKIAGVIAAVCAIAKEVIYQYTHRVANRLRSSSLQAVAWDHRCDAIGSGFIAVSLLAAPYLGSAAPWVDPIAAICICVMLMIAGIRIFSATARELMDQQADAEMVNEARQIASQVGQVIDVEKLRIRKSGLEYFVEIHIEVDGKISVSEGHRIGHDVKDALLIEMPRVRDVHVHIEPHE
- a CDS encoding TIGR03960 family B12-binding radical SAM protein — protein: MINQQRRRILESRVWPHVQMPAQYVGGERNIVVKDHREVRGKLCLGFPDAYTIGMSHHGLQVLYSMMNRREDWAAERVFCPWPDMEAKMREHGVPLYSLETFTALSEFDVIGLSLQYEISGPNVLTMMDLGGIPLEAVDRTMADPLMIAGGPCAQNPEPMADYFDVLIIGDGEPVLPVICDLWIELKERYAREDGSFAEGEEGRKQREDALAEVAQKMDCAYVPRFYEPEYKEGRIAAINRTRGDVPETIAPSTISDLDGMPLPTSPIVPYIETVHDRIAVEIMRGCPHLCRFCQSTVIKRPLRVREVETIVDAAWESYKNTGYNEISILSLSSSDYPHFEPLVMRLHEVFRPLGVNISVPSLRVNDQLKTIPILLGSDRRRSMTLAPEVARDDMREQIRKKIKNSDLIDGCRVAFNHGFDSVKLYFMCGLPGERPVDLEGIVELAEMIATVGKEETGRFARVTASVSNFVPKSHTPYQWNGMQTRDYFRWAHRYMRSLVKIRSVTVKCHDIETSLLEGVLSRGDRRTGKVIRLAWERGARMDGWTEYMDPKRWWQAIEDAGIDIEQQVHQKYEMMDKLPWDHVNVKFGRAYLEKEQGRSTVQLEAMANAK